In one Ananas comosus cultivar F153 linkage group 12, ASM154086v1, whole genome shotgun sequence genomic region, the following are encoded:
- the LOC109718610 gene encoding uncharacterized protein LOC109718610 isoform X2 encodes MEGGSVESSGATLAPAAEAAVAAAAAASHYSLPPSRFQSEDILFCVDVDAESRREMKLSGPKGRPITRLDAVKQALLLFVHSKVAINSDHRFALSALSQSVSWVRKEFTNDINLVTEAVRSLTTVESPSGLADITQLFRIAAHEAKKSRAQGRIFRVILIYCRSSVRPHHQWPVSQKLFTMDVIYLHDKPGPENCPQKVYDALVDALEHVSENEGYIFESGQGLARVLFRQICTLLAHPVQRCVQDDLDIPKSLTRKVPTDVTAGEESVPVSTV; translated from the exons ATGGAGGGAGGATCCGTCGAGTCCTCCGGCGCCACTTTGGCCcctgcggcggaggcggcggtggcggcggctgcggctgcgtCGCACTATTCGCTTCCGCCGAGCCGGTTCCAGAGCGAGGACATCCTATTCTGTGTGGACGTGGACGCAGAATCGCGGAGGGAGATGAAGCTCTCTGGGCCGAAGGGGCGCCCCATAACGCGGCTCGACGCCGTGAAGCAGGCGCTCCTCCTGTTCGTACACTCCAAGGTCGCCATCAACTCCGATCACCGCTTCGCCCTCTCCGCGCTCTCCCAATCCGTATCCTGG GTGAGGAAGGAGTTTACCAATGACATTAATTTGGTAACTGAGGCAGTTAGATCACTCACAACAGTTGAGTCACCATCCGGGCTCGCCGATATTACCCAGCTTTTCCGAATAGCTGCCCACGAAGCAAAAAAATCGCGTGCGCAAGGACGTATTTTCAGGGTT ATACTCATCTACTGCCGATCATCGGTCCGACCCCACCACCAATGGCCGGTGAGCCAGAAGCTCTTCACCATGGATGTTATATACCTCCACGACAAGCCTGGCCCCGAGAACTGCCCGCAAAAGGTGTATGATGCCCTAGTTGATGCCCTAGAGCATGTCAGCGAGAACGAGGGCTACATCTTCGAGAGCGGCCAGGGCCTGGCTCGCGTCCTATTCAGGCAAATTTGCACACTCCTGGCCCACCCAGTCCAGCGGTGCGTGCAAGACGACCTCGACATACCCAAATCGCTCACGAGGAAGGTGCCAACCGATGTTACTGCTGGTGAAGAGAGTGTGCCTGTTTCCACCGTTTAA
- the LOC109718610 gene encoding uncharacterized protein LOC109718610 isoform X1: protein MEGGSVESSGATLAPAAEAAVAAAAAASHYSLPPSRFQSEDILFCVDVDAESRREMKLSGPKGRPITRLDAVKQALLLFVHSKVAINSDHRFALSALSQSVSWVRKEFTNDINLVTEAVRSLTTVESPSGLADITQLFRIAAHEAKKSRAQGRIFRVVLLPQFHRSVEIFVLVVIEILIYCRSSVRPHHQWPVSQKLFTMDVIYLHDKPGPENCPQKVYDALVDALEHVSENEGYIFESGQGLARVLFRQICTLLAHPVQRCVQDDLDIPKSLTRKVPTDVTAGEESVPVSTV from the exons ATGGAGGGAGGATCCGTCGAGTCCTCCGGCGCCACTTTGGCCcctgcggcggaggcggcggtggcggcggctgcggctgcgtCGCACTATTCGCTTCCGCCGAGCCGGTTCCAGAGCGAGGACATCCTATTCTGTGTGGACGTGGACGCAGAATCGCGGAGGGAGATGAAGCTCTCTGGGCCGAAGGGGCGCCCCATAACGCGGCTCGACGCCGTGAAGCAGGCGCTCCTCCTGTTCGTACACTCCAAGGTCGCCATCAACTCCGATCACCGCTTCGCCCTCTCCGCGCTCTCCCAATCCGTATCCTGG GTGAGGAAGGAGTTTACCAATGACATTAATTTGGTAACTGAGGCAGTTAGATCACTCACAACAGTTGAGTCACCATCCGGGCTCGCCGATATTACCCAGCTTTTCCGAATAGCTGCCCACGAAGCAAAAAAATCGCGTGCGCAAGGACGTATTTTCAGGGTT gtTTTATTGCCTCAATTTCACCGGAGTGTGGAGATTTTTGTTTTGGTTGTTATAGAG ATACTCATCTACTGCCGATCATCGGTCCGACCCCACCACCAATGGCCGGTGAGCCAGAAGCTCTTCACCATGGATGTTATATACCTCCACGACAAGCCTGGCCCCGAGAACTGCCCGCAAAAGGTGTATGATGCCCTAGTTGATGCCCTAGAGCATGTCAGCGAGAACGAGGGCTACATCTTCGAGAGCGGCCAGGGCCTGGCTCGCGTCCTATTCAGGCAAATTTGCACACTCCTGGCCCACCCAGTCCAGCGGTGCGTGCAAGACGACCTCGACATACCCAAATCGCTCACGAGGAAGGTGCCAACCGATGTTACTGCTGGTGAAGAGAGTGTGCCTGTTTCCACCGTTTAA
- the LOC109717903 gene encoding uncharacterized protein LOC109717903 isoform X1 produces MEKESLHAEANLGHAEENLEAEVRKDTNDLSKPENDIVLKLEKEASFSSFSSSSDASSDEDFFQLDPADLNRSIAEKDEVSDKESARSEVQIIDLSTKNDSTTSTPGSDNLVALGAKQSPQIQSMGRSDGPEPSRLPSSIFRSKSTNPVEWSVTSNESLFSIHIERSGDLTNYYGSHLDFSPITPLVVTNSPQGPIPQPDLKQPGTAQAANAEAMKDVLRAAAEEHNGKSKPAVVDIRHSDSTSGLSDGSVRSFAFPILTGEGRNGSLKGESVRRPAQEEQTQDPPLQKQPSKAVPDAAEQSWFSCFSSCPFCR; encoded by the exons ATGGAAAAAGAATCTCTACATGCGGAAGCAAACCTCGGACATGCGGAGGAGAATTTGGAAGCTGAAGTTCGTAAGGACACCAACGATCTCTCCAAGCCAGAAAATGATATTGTGCTCAAGCTCGAAAAAGAAGCGTCTTTctcatcattttcttcttcttcagacGCATCTTCAGATGAAGATTTCTTCCAATTAGACCCTGCCGACCTCAACAGGTCGATCGCAGAAAAAGACGAGGTTTCTGATAAGGAAAGTGCTCGATCAGAAGTACAAATCATCGACTTATCTACTAAAAATGATTCAACTACTTCAACTCCAGGATCAGATAATCTTGTCGCATTAGGAGCGAAGCAAAGCCCTCAGATTCAATCGATGGGGAGATCGGACGGCCCCGAGCCTAGCAGACTTCCTTCTTCGATCTTCCGGTCCAAGTCCACAAACCCTGTGGAATGGAGTGTGACTTCAAATGAATCACTATTCAGTATCCACATAGAAAGGTCCGGGGATCTGACCAATTACTATGGCAGCCATTTGGATTTTTCGCCGATTACTCCGCTAGTCGTCACTAATTCACCACAAGGTCCGATCCCCCAGCCGGATTTGAAGCAGCCAGGCACAGCACAGGCGGCGAATGCGGAGGCAATGAAGGATGTCTTGAGAGCAGCTGCAGAGGAGCATAACGGTAAAAGCAAGCCCGCCGTTGTTGATATTCGTCACTCCGACAGTACGTCCGGGTTGTCCGATGGCAGCGTGCGTTCTTTTGCGTTTCCAAT ACTAACAGGGGAAGGAAGAAATGGGTCTCTGAAGGGCGAGTCTGTACGTCGGCCGGCACAAGAAGAGCAAACGCAGGATCCTCCTTTACAGAAGCAGCCTTCAAAAGCAGTTCCAGATGCAGCAGAGCAAAGCTGGTTTTCTTGCTTTTCCAGTTGCCCTTTCTGCCGCTGA
- the LOC109717903 gene encoding uncharacterized protein LOC109717903 isoform X2, with product MEKESLHAEANLGHAEENLEAEVHASSDEDFFQLDPADLNRSIAEKDEVSDKESARSEVQIIDLSTKNDSTTSTPGSDNLVALGAKQSPQIQSMGRSDGPEPSRLPSSIFRSKSTNPVEWSVTSNESLFSIHIERSGDLTNYYGSHLDFSPITPLVVTNSPQGPIPQPDLKQPGTAQAANAEAMKDVLRAAAEEHNGKSKPAVVDIRHSDSTSGLSDGSVRSFAFPILTGEGRNGSLKGESVRRPAQEEQTQDPPLQKQPSKAVPDAAEQSWFSCFSSCPFCR from the exons ATGGAAAAAGAATCTCTACATGCGGAAGCAAACCTCGGACATGCGGAGGAGAATTTGGAAGCTGAAGTTC acGCATCTTCAGATGAAGATTTCTTCCAATTAGACCCTGCCGACCTCAACAGGTCGATCGCAGAAAAAGACGAGGTTTCTGATAAGGAAAGTGCTCGATCAGAAGTACAAATCATCGACTTATCTACTAAAAATGATTCAACTACTTCAACTCCAGGATCAGATAATCTTGTCGCATTAGGAGCGAAGCAAAGCCCTCAGATTCAATCGATGGGGAGATCGGACGGCCCCGAGCCTAGCAGACTTCCTTCTTCGATCTTCCGGTCCAAGTCCACAAACCCTGTGGAATGGAGTGTGACTTCAAATGAATCACTATTCAGTATCCACATAGAAAGGTCCGGGGATCTGACCAATTACTATGGCAGCCATTTGGATTTTTCGCCGATTACTCCGCTAGTCGTCACTAATTCACCACAAGGTCCGATCCCCCAGCCGGATTTGAAGCAGCCAGGCACAGCACAGGCGGCGAATGCGGAGGCAATGAAGGATGTCTTGAGAGCAGCTGCAGAGGAGCATAACGGTAAAAGCAAGCCCGCCGTTGTTGATATTCGTCACTCCGACAGTACGTCCGGGTTGTCCGATGGCAGCGTGCGTTCTTTTGCGTTTCCAAT ACTAACAGGGGAAGGAAGAAATGGGTCTCTGAAGGGCGAGTCTGTACGTCGGCCGGCACAAGAAGAGCAAACGCAGGATCCTCCTTTACAGAAGCAGCCTTCAAAAGCAGTTCCAGATGCAGCAGAGCAAAGCTGGTTTTCTTGCTTTTCCAGTTGCCCTTTCTGCCGCTGA